From one Sulfurimonas sp. HSL-3221 genomic stretch:
- a CDS encoding DNA adenine methylase produces MFYSPLRYPGGKGKLSNWVANFMRHNNISGGVYIEPYAGGAAVALYLLLQEYVDHIVINDADPVIYSFWWSVINETDALTTLIRDTPVTIKEREKQLKIINNTDEHSLLEVGFATFFLNRTNRSGILKAGVIGGNQQDGKYKIDARYNKENLIARIQLIAKYKNRITLFNLDAIELLKEPPIRGFKNSLIYLDPPYFKKGSQLYRNFYNPSDHAAIRDSIKKLTSPWIITYDNCDEINQLYSDFPQETFSITYSTHMSRNKGSEVLIYNPNLQLQNIPLKQTA; encoded by the coding sequence TTGTTTTATTCACCTCTTAGATATCCTGGTGGGAAAGGAAAGCTTTCCAATTGGGTAGCTAATTTCATGCGTCATAATAATATCAGTGGAGGTGTATATATAGAACCTTACGCTGGAGGGGCAGCAGTAGCACTATATTTATTATTACAAGAGTATGTTGATCATATCGTCATCAATGATGCAGATCCAGTGATTTATAGTTTTTGGTGGTCAGTCATCAATGAAACAGATGCTTTAACTACTTTAATTAGGGATACACCAGTGACCATAAAAGAACGGGAAAAGCAACTCAAAATCATAAATAATACAGACGAACATTCACTTCTTGAAGTTGGTTTCGCAACATTTTTTCTCAATAGAACAAACCGTTCAGGTATTTTAAAAGCAGGTGTAATTGGTGGTAATCAACAAGATGGAAAATACAAAATCGATGCACGATACAATAAAGAGAATTTAATTGCTCGCATTCAATTAATTGCAAAATACAAAAACAGAATTACATTATTCAATCTTGATGCAATTGAACTACTTAAAGAACCACCAATTAGAGGTTTTAAAAATTCTCTAATTTATTTAGATCCTCCATATTTTAAAAAAGGATCACAACTTTATAGAAACTTTTATAATCCAAGTGACCATGCAGCCATTAGAGATTCAATTAAAAAGTTAACCTCACCTTGGATCATAACCTATGATAATTGCGATGAGATCAATCAATTATATTCAGATTTTCCGCAAGAAACTTTTTCTATAACCTACTCTACACATATGTCAAGAAACAAAGGCTCTGAAGTTCTTATTTATAATCCCAATTTACAACTTCAAAATATCCCTTTAAAACAAACGGCTTGA